The following are encoded together in the Primulina tabacum isolate GXHZ01 chromosome 18, ASM2559414v2, whole genome shotgun sequence genome:
- the LOC142533733 gene encoding thioredoxin H2-like, with the protein MGAGLSTDIRQTSARLYNRASSIQKGGQVIAFHSSTKWKTHFESAKQTSKLMVVDFTASWCGPCRYIEPAINEFAVKYTDVDFIKIDVDELFDVAQDFGVQVMPTFLLMKRGKIVDKVVGAKKDDLQKKIDKHRF; encoded by the exons ATGGGTGCCGGTCTCTCAACTGATATTCGTCAGACCAGTGCTAGATTATATAATCGAGCGTCATCAATCCAGAAGGGTGGTCAAGTTATTGCATTCCACTCCTCAACGAAGTGGAAAACTCATTTTGAATCCGCAAAACAAACTTCGAAACTT ATGGTGGTGGATTTCACAGCTTCCTGGTGCGGGCCGTGCCGTTACATTGAACCTGCAATCAACGAATTCGCCGTGAAATACACGGATGTCGACTTCATCAAGATTGATGTTGATGAGCTATTT GATGTCGCACAAGATTTCGGGGTGCAAGTAATGCCCACTTTCCTGCTGATGAAGAGAGGGAAGATAGTTGATAAGGTCGTGGGGGCAAAGAAGGATGACCTACAAAAGAAGATTGACAAACACAGATTCTGA
- the LOC142533709 gene encoding uncharacterized protein LOC142533709 has product MASILSHPPKIGVFYNVKSHIKFPVARTHFSSLPIENVYIKSESLLSCRAFPCLGSSRITVTRASASDFLENIENDESPRGSAEKPVKFLLWVLLWASVSIGLYAFSGNAKASAPADSIRASGFGVKVANTLRASGWPDEAVVFALATLPVIELRGAIPVGYWLQLKPVVLTVLSVLGNMVPVPFIILYLKKVAAFLTGKNQTASRFIDMLFKRAKEKAGPVKEFQWLGLMLFVAVPFPGTGAWTGAFIASILDMPFWSGVSANFVGVVLAGLLVNLLVNLGLKYAIVTGIILFIISTFMWSILRSLKKSLSVN; this is encoded by the exons ATGGCTTCCATTTTATCTCACCCACCAAAGATCGGCGTTTTCTATAATGTGAAGTCCCACATAAAATTCCCAGTTGCAAGAACCCATTTTTCTTCGCTTCCGATCGAAAACGTTTACATAAAGTCGGAATCTTTGCTTTCGTGTCGGGCTTTCCCTTGCCTGGGCAGTTCCCGAATTACTGTAACAAGGGCTTCAGCGAgtgattttcttgaaaatattgaaaatgacGAGTCTCCGAGGGGTTCTGCGGAGAAACCAGTGAAATTTCTTTTATGGGTGTTATTATGGGCATCTGTATCCATTGGATTGTATGCCTTTTCTGGGAATGCTAAGGCTTCTGCGCCTGCTGATTCCATTAGGGCTTCAGGCTTTGGTGTAAAAGTTGCTAATACTTTGCGGGCTTCGGGCTGGCCCGACGAGGCTGTTGTATTTGCTCTGGCGACGCTTCCGGTGATTGAGCTGCGTGGAGCAATTCCTGTTGGTTATTGGCTGCAACTCAAGCCTGTTGTTTTAACTGTGCTGTCTGTTCTTGG GAACATGGTGCCTGTTCCATTTATTATACTGTACCTGAAAAAGGTTGCAGCCTTTCTCACTGGAAAGAATCAAACTGCTTCTCGATTCATTGACATGTTATTCAAGAGGGCCAAAGAGAAGGCCGGACCTGTCAAAGAATTTCAATGGCTTGGGTTGATGCTATTTGTGGCAGTGCCGTTCCCTGGGACTGGAGCTTGGACTGGAGCCTTTATCGCATCTATATTGGATATGCCATTCTGGTCCGGTGTCTCAGCGAATTTTGTTGGTGTTGTATTAGCTGGCCTTCTGGTAAACTTGCTGGTCAACCTTGGACTTAAATACGCCATTGTGACGGGTATAATTCTATTCATAATCTCCACATTCATGTGGAGCATCCTTCGAAGTCTCAAGAAATCTTTATCCGTTAATTGA